CTGGAGTGGCTATTGCTTTTTTACTTGAAGAATTTATACATAATTCAAATAAAGAATGCACAAAATAAACAGAGTATCTTGTACAGGTTCTCTCAACTATTCTGTCACAATATGTAATGAAGTTCTACTACACTGGTACTCTGGGGTTGATTTTTAAACATCCAGGGATGCATTTTCTCTATGTCCATTACCTATTAGTATTTGTGATTTGAATTCTGAAACTGCAGAGAAATAACAAACTACTGTGGAGCTGATAAAGTTGTATGTAGGGTACAGGCATTCTCGCTGACCATCCTTCTGTCAATTGACATACACCAAACCTCAAATGTATCTGACAACAGGTAACAGGAAATCTCTACTACGAGGTTTAGTAAATCACACAGTCACGTGGCAACCCTTTTTTGTGTTGACTAATTCTGAAAGCCTGAGGTGGAATCTAAACGTGAAGATGGTGTTGAACCTGTTGTAGAATGGTGTCAAAccagtttttctgcagctttttgaCAGCTGTGTACTCACCTACTCGGCCATAGCATCCAGAAGGAAGTGCTATTTGAATGTCTGTTTTTACCACAGCCTTTTCCATGGGTGGTATCACGCAGTCATAGGCACTacattaaagaaagaaaatttaagataCAAAATTACCCAGAATTAATCTGTCTGGTAATGTATACCATGGAATTTAAACAACAAGTACTTACAGATTTGCAAAATTTAATGCAGATCCTAAAACACAAGATGCTGTCATTCTGATGGTGTTAGGTTAAGATTCCAGAAGTGTCATTTGAACATCATACTCCTGCCAATTGCCAGTTTGAAACGCTTTTTTAATTGATAAGATAGacaaaaaataacagtttaaCTTTAAAGTAACCATTAGGTGAACATGGTTGCACATTTTTTGTGCAAAAGCAGAAACTTTATGGATAATACCGTCTGATTAAGCTTTCTACAGCAGACGAACTAGTTGTAATCAAAATTAATAATCTATTATGTTAACTTTTAGGcaacactggggtttttttctgagcagtCTGACAAGTTCATGATTCACATGATTCTCCTGGGAACTCTGAAGTGCAGAGATTTTAACAACTTGCTGAAGGTAACTGGAGGCCTAATGAAAAGCAGTGGTGACAATACTTGTCATATCTTGACCTTgatgaaaaactgttttttaaatactgggAAGTACTGAAAGGTTTTCTATAAAACAGACTTTTTCCAGGTCTATCATGCAACACTggaacaagaacaaaaacaaacctggTGAGGTGAAAGGGATAAAAAGATAAAGGGGTAAAGCGTGGTGTAGTAAATCTTCAGGAAAGAAGTCAGAgagatgaaggaagaaaaaggctgGTTATTCTACATAATACTACAAAAGGTAAGTGAGAACTAGTGGCAGCAAAGTTCACTCTTTCAAAACTAGTGTCTTGATCACAGAAGCACTAAGCAAGCAACCACACGTTCAGCTACAGGTATTCTGTACATAGAATGGACACAGTGAAAGCCATTGAATAAGGGCCATTATTAattcaaaaaaaccaaaacctaaGTCTCTCAACTCTGGGTGGTTTCCAGCTAGGAGCACTATCAAACTGCTCCAACGCCCTTTGGCGGGCAGCAACCCCGGAGccaagaggaaagcagaaaagcacaAGAGCTGCCAAGGAGGGCCCACCTGCACtaccactttttcttttcattaggAGCACAACCCGGCCAATGTGAGCGCCAACAATTCTGGATGCTCTGTCAAGCCTGACTTTTAGCCAATGTCTGCATCTGTGCCTGATGAGATCAATGCTGTGACATGGCTGGACCACAGATACCCGAAAATAGTCAGGGATGGAGAAGCAAGGGAGCTACAACTCGGTCAGCTCTGGCCTCCCGTCCTGCACGGCCAGCGAGTCTGTCCGCGGGCTCAGCTCGGCAGGAGGCCACACGAGCCCTCCGAGCAGCGGGAGCCCCGCCCCGAGGGCCCGCGGGGAGGGGCGGCACCGAGCGCGGCTCCCGCCACGGGGGCCGCACCCTTACCCTCCCTCACCTGTACAGATCATAGCCCGCAGACCGCGCGGAGCCCCTGGAGGGCGCGAAGGCGTTCTCGGACAGCTTGGTGAAGCGGAGCCGCAGGGGGGCCTCCCCAGGCCCCGAGCCCTTCTGCCTCTTGCTGGGGGACGGCTGCAGCACGGCCTCAGAGGCAGGCATGGCTGAGGGACAGGAAGAGACGCCGTGAGGGACGGCCGCCAGCCCGCCAAAACCCGGCGCGACCCATGGGGGAGGGAACAGGGGGGGAAaccggcccggcccggccctcTCTCCGCTCGGCGTAACCCCATTCCCCCCTCGGTGAGAATGGCATCGCCCAGATCCTCCTAGGCGCCCCGCACCCGCACAGAGGGTCCCGCCCCGTGTGTCGGGCGAGATCGGAAGGAGCGTCGTgtagggcccccccccccccccccccaaaccgCAGACGCTGCGTTGCAGCCGAGCTGCCCCGAGGGGTGCAGAGCGGGCCCGTGGGGCGGCTGGGGAGCGTCTATTTCCCCCAAAGCTCCCGAGGGCTGCGGGCTGGGCAGTGTGTGCTCCCCACGACTCCCCCAGCCCTCCTTACAGCGCCCGCAGGGGTGCCGGAGCCAGCGGAGGCACCGGGCCAGCATAGtgccgctccccccccccccccccccccccccccccccccccccccccccccccccccccccccccccccccccccccccccccccccccccccccccccccccccccccccccccccccccccccccccccccccccccccccccccccccccccccccccccccccccccccccccccccccccccccccccccccccccccccccccccccccccccccccccccccccccccccccccccccccccccccccccccccccccccccccccccccccccccccccccccccccccccccccccccccccccccccccccccccccccccccccccccccccccccccccccccccccccccccccccccccccccccccccccccccccccccccccccccccccccccccccccccccccccccccccccccccccccccccccccccccccccccccccccccccccccccccccccccccccccccccccccccccccccccccccccccccccccccccccccccccccccccccccccccccccccccccccccccccccccccccccccccccccccccccccccccccccccccccccccccccccccccccccccccccccccccccccccccccccccccccccccgccctgcGAACAGCCGCTGGCCTCCCACTGTCATGGGGAGCTTGGGCTGAGAGGCCTCTGCAGAGCACCCAGTCTAATACTGCTGTTAAAGTAAATATTAGAGCGCGTTGCACAGAGTAAAGGCAGAAACAGGCTCCTTCAGAAATGGTCAGGCCATGACAGAAGCGTTTGGCTTATGAAAGGACAACAATTCTTGACGATGTTGTAGATGGGAAAACCAGTCAATGCTCGGCCTGCCCTGTTCTGCTGTCTTGGAGCAGAAGACTATTTATTTCGTTGTCTTTAATACTCTGCCATCTTGCCATTCCATTATGATATAATCTTCCCCCTCATTTTTCTTATATATGTTTTTCTATCTACATATCTATCTATATGTaggatatatagatatattcTACAGGACATCTCTATATCCCTAGGAATTTTCCCCATGGCTCTCTTCTCTGGACTGAAAAGACTGTCCATTGGATTCATAGCTTCAAAACTGTCCCTGGTGAGGCTAATGGAGGTATTTGACTATGGCAAATTGCTGCAGACTTTTGGATTCTTTTTGCTGGTCTAGATTTTGTCAACTTTGtctttgtgatttttgttttcaactcTTTAAGTGTATGTGATTGTCTCCTTGTTGTGTTACGTTTTCTAAATGCAGCCAGATGGCAGTGAAACCTTTGCTACACATAGCAGTTCAGTTGtgaaaggtatttttaagaATGTCCCAATTTGGAATTTCTTTTATTCCTCTGCAGTATTTTCAGTCTAAACTGTATGCACTGTTTGAAAGACAATATGTATGTAACAGACACACATGAAAAAACgacttaaaatatttgatgGCTTCTGATGTAAGCTATCCAAAAATTGAAGTTTGTAGGAATTGAAGTTGTATCAAGCTAATATctaattttaagtatttatttatataagcAGGACTTTATAGAGTTTGTGACTGCATCCTGAATTATAGTAGAGAAGGACCAATTTTATGAATGACCAGGCTTGGTGAGACAGGCTGGGTTCTAAACTGTGCTGTGCTTGAGGTAGCCTTTAAGCCCATTAATGATAGAGAGGAGGACTCATCCGAAATTATTCTTATTAAGGAGAAAGGACTCAGCTGAGTGACACTTGCTTTTCCCCCAGATCTTTACAAGAGGAAATTCCCTGCCTCTCCCAACCTTATGCTGCAAGTCTAGAGTTTACCTTGGTTCTGGGAATGCGTTGCTTGCTCTGTAGACAGTCACTAAACCTTCCTGCATTCCTGATCGCTGATTAGTGCCGCTCTCCATCGCGCATTTCCTCCTGAATTTGCATAACAGTACTGAGATTAAGCAGAAATCATCTGCCTTTTTGCCTGGGCTGAAAGCAGGAGTGGAGGCTGCTTTGTTGTACACAGAAAGAGACAGAGCTTGTTTCAGGGGTAATAGCCACAAAATTCTCCCCACTAAAGTTTTAGTGttaaaatcaggatttttatTAGAAGAAAACCATGGCTTTAAAAGAGTAATTTCCCATCCTGTTCTTAGCATAGCTGTCCCTTTCATAATGACTAAGGTTGGTAGTTTGAAAAGGCTGTTCTGATGTTGTCTGTTTATAATGAAGCTCTATTTTTGATTGCATGTTTGCAGTACAGTGTGGGGGTTGTGGaattttgccattgctttttaCTCTGTTCCAGACAACCTTAgtgtgtttgattttgtttgaaaCTTAATTTCCTCTGATGAAATTCCAGCAATAGCTTGACTGTGGGTTATTGCACTTGTTTGTGGAGAATGTGGGCTGCAACTCCCtgtatttgtttccattttccttgGAGAGCCGAGGTCAGTGTGAGGTGttccctgagcagtgctggccaCATGGTCTCGATAGCCTAAACAGCTGCTGAGGGGCTGTGCCCTAGGCAGCAGCACGATCAGATGTTTAAGCAGTGGCCTGACTTCTGCTGAAGTACAACACTTGCAAAACCTGTGACTTGAGGGATGAGTCGCTCATTTAGCAAAGAGCTGTAGGACTGAAGGTTTTTGCTCTGCTGCCAAGAGTTGGGGAGGTAACgagggggagaggagcaggatctTGGAGTGATCCACACTTAATTGAAGTCAAATGACAGCCAAACCAGCAGAGGAAGAAGTGTGAGGGAGACCCCTGAAATTCAAGGTGAAAATACTGTGGGTTACTTACACAGTGTTCCCCCAGCTTTGCTGGTCAGTGACCTCTGCCTGAGGGGAGGTGGCAAACAGCTAAGGGAAGTAAAATGAGTCAGTAGTAGCCAAGAGTGCTTGTAGCTATTTCCCCAAACATACAACTGCAGTGTTGATTCCTGGTACCTGCTGATGTCTCTTGCTTGTAAACTACTGATCAGTTGCTGAAACTGCTTTTGCCGAAGAGATCGCGAAAGCCAGTTGCTGAAACTGCTTTTGCCGAAGAGATCGTGAAAGCCCACACAGAattagagaaaaagagagaaaaagtgagaaatgtATAGGTTTTCTGAGGATTAGTATTGCTTAGTCAGTAAAGCTTTTGGTAGGACTTTTCAAAGATATAAGGAAAATTGCAGAGGTTTAAGACTGATGAAATTTCCTATGCTGGTGGCTGGAGCTTCGTACTTTGTGATGATGAAAATTGAGTGGAAACACCTTTGAGTGTGAAGTAGGATAACATGCTTTTTGCAATGTAGTTGCAGTTGTTTATCCTCACAGTGGAGTGCGTTTTTGGTTAGGTAGCTTTTCTACTTGCACTGTTGGGTagctgatttaaaaacaaaataaagaaataatccCCTCAAAAAGAATCTCTGTTGGGGACTAAAAAATCTAGTGAAAGGCACATTGGAAGAATGCTGTTCTGGACAGCATAATCTGGACTGTGCTTTAGGGGTATGTGATCAAGATGGGCAACTTGCCAGTGTTTGTAAGAAGATTTAAGGAAAATGTAACCTCTGAGCTATGATGAAATGCCTTCTGTGATACCCGTTGGAGCTCCACTAACCTTAGGAGGGAAAGGTAAGATTCACTGATGAGAGGAACCATAGTGGATCGTTTTAACAGGCCCTTGGGCACAAGCTTAAAGATTCACTGATGAGAGGAACCATAGTGGATCATTTTAACAGGCCCTTAGGCACAAGCTTAGCTGTGCAGGATGCCTAGGCCTTTgaacaaaattcaaaatattctttgtcCTTACTTCATAGCAGTGGTATTTTCACACTTAAATGTCCCTGGTCACTTTACCTGTGCTTGCTTTTGTAGTGGGTGACCAAATCCAGCCTAAATTACATAAACTTGTGGAATTGGTAGTGTGATATAAGCTGAAAATATGCATTagagctgtattttttcctagaGATGTAAACCTGTAATTAGAGTTTAGTTACTAACTTGATGATTAAAATTCAGCACTTGTTTTATGCATAACTTAGATAAAGAAGTGTCTCTTACAGAGTTGGAAATGAGGTAGGTGGGCTAACAAAATTTTGCAATCTAAGTTGCGGTTTAAGATAGTCCATAATTAGTATACTATCCCAAATTGGTCCACACACATTCAGAAATCATGGTGAGGAACAGGAAGTAGAAGCTTCTAGGAAAATACTTTGTTTAAACCACTTGTGAATTTGTGGAAATAACACCTTCAGGTAGTTAAGTACTGTTTCATCCTGAGTTTATCCTATTACACTATTGTGTGGTTACATCTTCTAATTACTGTAGTCCAAGGAAGAAATTTTATAGAAATGTGTATGTTAGTACTTAGTTTTTGATGACTATTTCTTTAGAAAGGTATCTCTTGGGACTTATTTTTGCAATGCCCACAGCAGTGTGTTTGTGAGAGAGAAGTATGAATAGTATTGCAAGTGCCATTGCTGGTTCATTTTATGCTCATTCTCTTTTTGGATCTGCTTAGGTTCCCTAGAGCAGTTTGGGTCAATCTTCCCTATAGACTGAGAATTACAGTACTTAGGAATATTTAGGAAACAATCCTCAGCCATGTACATAATTAAAGGGCTTAATAGAGGTGTGTAATTCCTCCAGGTCCTTGTGTAGATTGTGATAAGAAACACACAAAGCCTAAGTGAAGCCTCCCTAAAAGCCAAGCTTTTAGGTGCCATTCAGATTGTATCAGAGATGGTATCAGATGGTTTGAGGGAAGTGGAGAGGATGGTGACCATTACAATTCTACAAGAAGCTGCAAGGACCTGGCAGCATGTAAAGTGTTCCAGTATCACTGCTGACATCACTGTGAAGGATGAGAATAATCTTGTTTTGCAGGTGCAGAATGTGAGCTTTGgtttgctcagagctgtgcaggaagTCTGCAGGAGGAAACTTCTGTGTAATGCAGTTAGATTGTAAAATGATCCTTCAGCCTGATTGTAAATGTGTAAGAAGCAAAGGAAGAGCATTATgagaaaatatcaatatttaatATCCTGCCTTTAATagatggagaaaataaagcatggaTTACTGGGCTTCATTACCATGTTCTGCTGAATTGCTGCTGTTGAACTCAGAAAAAATACGAATGTtaaatatttgtcatttttgGAGATGGAGTGCTGAACGCACTACAAGTTCAATTCTAATAATTCAAGCAAGATGGAAGCTGAGGCctgctttaaaatatacatttagtGAAATTCAGGGTTCCCTGGCTTTCATGAGACTTAGACCTTGGTTGATCTCTGCAAAGGAGTTGCAGgactacagaaaataaattgttccTTGATGGTCTTTAATTTAAATAGTGCTTACACGTAGGATATAGCTTTACCCATTAAAAagagaagctgcttttcttgaCAGCTGAAATTATAAAATACCATAACATTGCAGAgtaggaaatagaaaaattacaCAGCTTAAtgaatttcctttattttaagtGAGTGtgtaattaatattatttagaaagtcaaaaaaggagagaaatcttTTATATAAATCAAAAATAAGGCATTCAACTCAGCTAAtgagtttttgttgttttctaatCACATAAATCACTGTACATATTATCCAAATGTATAATGTCAGATTGTATTAACCCTAACATTCATAATAAAAATTGTCAGAATATTAAGtgttttatgaatttttttgtgaaatttacTTTCCACATTAGATTATTTCAATCACACATTCCATTGCATGTCAGAGCTTGATAATGCATTATCAAGTCTTGTAATAGAGTCCATGTTTTTatatatctaattttttttgtttgtcactAAATTAGAAGtgtttgaattaatttaaattagcAGAACATTTTAGGTAAAAGCATCTGCTGTAGGCACAGGTCTTAATTTGGCAATATTACAATCAAAAAGCATTGCATGTATTCTACTTGCATTCTATCAGTTCATGACTTACACCTGATGGATGCCATTCAGGTTTTTGTCTCACAAGTTGgtgcatttcattttaatccTACTGTGTGCTCATTAGCAACTATGATAGTGcagtttgaaataattatttagagATTTAATGCTTTCTGTATTATCACAgttaatttttactttctagGATAAATATCACAAACTTTTTCAATACCTTACAAAATCAGAAGAATTTCTCCTTTGTGTGctcaaaatatttgctgtctCATATGATGTATGATCTCTTGCCTGTACTGGAGTGTAACACCAACGGGGACCATTTACATTTTTTGTCTAATTCTTTGCTGTGTTGCTTTggatttttgaaaacatttctgtcaaTTACTAAGGTTTTAGATTTGTATTAAATGAGTGTGTCTTTGATGAACCGTTGCCATTAAAAACGTAGCTGTTGGACTCAAGCAAGGCATATTCCAGGCACtggtgtttttttaagaatagaAAGTCAGTACATTTTTGTGGTTGCCTCTGACCATTAAGATTGGAGGAAGGTTCTTGGAGAGAATTTCTAGCCAAGCCATATACAGGTAATCAGACACTGCTCCTTTTCTTGCCACAGGGAGGCTCCTGTtggggcagagagaaaaataaaattatcattatGAAGGCAGTAGCCCAGGCTTCGCATTAAATACTAAGCAGAAAACATTACTGTTCTTACACAACTGATATAATCAGACTACAAGATTGTTTTAATATCATAAGGCCTTAATTTGCTCACCTGATTGTACTGGACATGAACTGCTTGTGATTGTAGCCTTAAACTGgtaaagaatatttttggaGTCAAAGAACTCACACAtagtatgatttttttaaaaaagataaaaatgcagCACATGCACAGTTTTGCAGTCCATCAGCCTATCTCCTGATCTGCAGTTACTGTGAGATGGAGTTCTAAAATACGAGTCAATTTATGGTAAGCATTACATGACCACCCCTTTTTTGAGACTGAATTAATAGAACTGTAGAGGTTTATCTGTGCATCGCAAGTGCAAGCTAATTTATTGAAGCCGTGTATAAAAAATGTGCCTGTAAATAAAAATCGATTCTGGAAAGGGCCgttttggaataattttattggtggccttttttcttttatgcaaTTGCTTCATCACCAGGAAAGATTAATATTCAGTGCAATCCCAGAGAACCATCAGTCCAGATGCAAGTCCTCCAGAAGGTACTTAAAAGATTACTTTTGTGCTCAGTGAATTAACACAAGGGTTTCTGTAGCTCGAGTTCAGAATGCCGTTACACATCATTCTTAGAATCAAAACTCTTGCAACTCACAGGACAATGAGGTTGGCTGCTCTCGAATGCTCCTGTAAGAGTTCATTCAGACGGACTTGGCGGTAACTCTGATTAAAACACAACAcggaaaaggaaaaaatcaggtCAGTGATCCTCGGTTCTGGTGTCTTACAGACTTTACACTCCCCCTTGCCTGCAAGACTTCCTGCTGTTGCTTTGGCAGCACTGGAAGCCAGGTCTGCTCTGGGTCCAGAGTCTCAGCAATGGCAAAATATGAGGCTAAGCCACACTTTTTAAATAGTGTAGTTACATTAGGGCCACTTCTAATGCTCATGGTAAGGTTTCGTCTAGATAGGGATTATTTTTGTACTGAACTTACTTTATGGTTGAGCTCAAGCCCTCAAAATTTTTATAACTTGACCACAAGTCACAGAGAACTAGAAACCAGGGAAGGTTTGTGTAACACAGAAGTATCTTAACtgattttgtaaattattttctctttctctggagaaagtaaaaagcaggtttttctCCATTCAGATcttaaattttccttctctacAGAAATTTCAGTGTTCTTGTACATGTTATATAGGTAAGAAGCCTCATAATTTAGCCAGCTGTTACCTCATGAGAATCATCCTATAACATAACCCTTTATCTCTGCTGCCAGGTTTTTCTCTGTTGAATTGTAAATGTGTTCTAATGTCCTGTGTAAAATTCCCAGAACTGCCCTACTTCTGAAGATAGAGGGGCATGTCTTTCTAGATATGTAAGCTAAactttttgttgctgttcttttttACAGAGTAATTTGGCATTTTTATATTGCTGACTCTTTTAAACTTTTGAGGCATTTTTCTGGTTCCTTAATTAGTGACCCAGACAAGACAAAGCTTaatcatgtttttgtttttttttctattgtattCTCACTGGTTCTGCACACAACTGTCTGTGATTATATTCCTGTTGTCTTTTATATTGAGGTGTTTTAAGGGCTCTGGCTCTCAATTTTTGATAATTTAAGGTGAGAATCATTCTAATGTTTTCTACCCGTGGCTGACTACTATAACCTTATGCTGGTTATCAGCCACATGAGGAGGGTAATGCAGTGAGCAGTCAGtctgcttcccagctgctgcagtcagTATTATAGTGTGTTATCTTAAATCATCATTGATTTCTGCTTATGTTGATATGTCAGGCTGTGAATTCTGGCAGCTCTGAGTTCAGAGTCACGATCCTTGCTCTGCTGAGGAAGTTAC
The sequence above is drawn from the Ficedula albicollis isolate OC2 chromosome 10, FicAlb1.5, whole genome shotgun sequence genome and encodes:
- the DUT gene encoding deoxyuridine 5'-triphosphate nucleotidohydrolase, mitochondrial, encoding MLARCLRWLRHPCGRSMPASEAVLQPSPSKRQKGSGPGEAPLRLRFTKLSENAFAPSRGSARSAGYDLYSAYDCVIPPMEKAVVKTDIQIALPSGCYGRVAPRSGLAAKHFIDVGAGVIDEDYRGNVGVVLFNFGKETFEVKKGDRIAQLICERIYYPELEEVEALDDTERGEGGFGSTGKN